The Streptomyces sp. NBC_00483 genome contains the following window.
CCCTTGAGGGCAACGGCCGGGTGATCCTCCAGTCCATGACCATCGAGGGCCTGGCCAACGCCCTGAAGAAGGCCCAGGGCGGCGACAAGGAGGGCGTGACGGGAGGCCTGTTCTCGACACGCCAGGGTTGGCGACCCAAGGTCAGGGACCTGGCCCCCGGCATGTGACGCATGTGAACTGACGGAAAACAGACGTGAGTTGGTGTTGACATGCCCACCTCTACGCGCGTCACACTGTGGGGCATGAAGACTCCCCCACGCTTCATCAGTGCCATCGCCGTTGCCGCCGCCCTCCTCCTGGGCGGCGTGGGCGGCTCCACCGCGATCGCCGCACCGGCCGCGCAGGCCCCGGCCGTCGCCTCCCACACCGTCTCGGCCGCCGATGTCGGCGACATCTGCTACTCCGCGCTGCCCGCCGAGGCGCACGACACCCTGGACCTCATCGAGCAGGGCGGACCGTACCCGTACGAGCAGGACGGGACGGTCTTCTCGAACCGGGAGGGCATCCTCCCCGGCCAGTCGTCCGGCTACTACCACGAGTACACGGTGATCACGCCGGGCTCGGACGACCGCGGTGCCCGCCGCATCGTCACCGGGGACTCCGACAAGGAGGACTACTACACGGCGGACCACTACGCGTCCTTCGACCTGGTCGACCACGCCTGCTGAGCCCTCCTCGGCTCCGTACCTGCTGAGCC
Protein-coding sequences here:
- a CDS encoding ribonuclease, translated to MKTPPRFISAIAVAAALLLGGVGGSTAIAAPAAQAPAVASHTVSAADVGDICYSALPAEAHDTLDLIEQGGPYPYEQDGTVFSNREGILPGQSSGYYHEYTVITPGSDDRGARRIVTGDSDKEDYYTADHYASFDLVDHAC